The Oreochromis niloticus isolate F11D_XX linkage group LG13, O_niloticus_UMD_NMBU, whole genome shotgun sequence genome has a window encoding:
- the ablim1a gene encoding actin-binding LIM protein 1 isoform X3 yields the protein MEQLPYLNPNDYYLSERLNDVATVAHAQDTRHHSAEKPLIQCYKCGQPCKGEVLRVQNKHFHLKCFTCKVCGCDLAQGGFFMKNGDYLCTLDYQRMHGTRCNGCGDFVEGEVVTALGKTYHPACFVCTICKRPFPAGDRVTFNGKDCLCQYCVEPMSPGPKDILGSSNCAGCGRDIKNGQALLALDKQWHLGCFKCKACNKVLTGEYISKDGAPYCEKDYQTHFGVQCEACHQFITGKVLEAGDKHYHPSCARCSRCNQMFTEGEEMYLQGSTVWHPGCKNTTRTEERHRERLMPPSLLFLQKTERQPTRSSSESICSRPGSSIPGSPGHTIYAKVDNEILDYRDLAAIPKVKAIYDIERPDLITYEPMYTTSLDEREERRESVGELHTARRERSPLPDDKSSRNMSPTPSGEGSYDRRERILQRSTSQGSIGSPVYNRHGYTPTLSRSPQHFHRPEALTGMQKLCSSLCSNSVGSRNSDSRPTSPFRHHFLPHSQGTDPPSGRSSPLPLRPDSRPVTPPLSQTPKHFHLPDQGSNIYRKPPIYKQHDTASIARQSKSADEIIRSATFPAAHAPFPDDSSRSEGDRWPYSLTALGSEGRRRSREEEEEEALKRKQLQEEHLSKIQSGLGKLILKEEMEKEQIRERHARSLSAQRYDPKQTSCDADQPSPTKTNSLPGYGRNGLHRPQSTDFTQYNSYGDMCGGGREFQVYPYEMLMITSRGRAKLPRDVDRTRLERHLAPETFFDIFGMEIQEFDRLPLWKRNDMKKKAKLF from the exons TGGCTCATGCGCAGGACACACGCCACCACTCTGCAGAGAAGCCCCTAATTCAGTGCTACAAGTGTGGGCAGCCATGTAAGGGCGAGGTGCTCCGGGTGCAGAACAAGCACTTTCACCTCAAGTGCTTCACATGtaaag TATGTGGCTGTGACCTTGCCCAGGGGGGCTTCTTCATGAAAAATGGAGACTATCTGTGCACGCTGGACTACCAACGCATGCACGGTACCCGCTGCAATGGCTGTGGGGACTTTGTTGAGGGAGAAGTGGTTACTGCTCTGGGCAAGACCTACCACCCTGCCTGCTTCGTCTGCACCATCTGCAA ACGACCGTTTCCTGCCGGGGACAGGGTGACCTTTAATGGGAAGGACTGTCTCTGTCAGTACTGTGTCGAGCCCATGTCTCCAGGACCAAAGGACATCCTGGGCTCCAGCA ATTGCGCAGGCTGTGGCCGAGACATTAAGAACGGACAGGCTCTCCTTGCTTTGGACAAACAGTGGCATCTGGGCTGCTTTAAGTGTAAGGCCTGCAACAAAGTGCTGACCGGGGAGTACATCAGCAA GGATGGCGCCCCCTACTGTGAGAAGGACTACCAGACCCATTTTGGAGTTCAGTGTGAGGCGTGCCATCAATTCATCACAGGGAAGGTGCTAGAG GCAGGAGATAAGCACTATCACCCCAGCTGTGCGCGATGCAGCAGGTGCAATCAGATGTTCACAGAAGGAGAAGAGATGTATCTGCAAG GGTCAACAGTCTGGCATCCTGGGTGCAAGAACACCACGAGAACAGAAGAAAGGCACAGGGAGCGG CTAATGCCTCCGTCCCTCTTATTCCTCCAAAAAACAGAAAGGCAG CCGACGAGGTCGTCGTCTGAGAGTATTTGTTCCAGACCTGGTTCAAGCATACCTGGCTCACCGGGTCACACTATCTAT GCAAAAGTAGACAATGAGATCCTTGATTACAGAGACCTAGCTGCCATTCCAAAAGTCAAAGCCATTTATGACATTGAGCGCCCCGATCTTATTACCTATGAACCTATGTACACCACCTCCCTGgatgagagagaggagagacgAGAGAGTGTGGGAGAG CTCCACACTGCCAGGAGGGAACGTTCCCCCTTGCCGGATGACAAG tCCTCAAGAAACATGTCGCCAACCCCATCTGGTGAG GGATCTTACGACAGGAGGGAACGCATCCTTCAGAGGTCCACCAGTCAGGGCTCCATAGGATCACCAGTTTATAATCGTCATGGATACACCCCCACTTTGTCACGGTCGCCGCAGCATTTTCACCGGCCAG AGGCTCTGACAGGCATGCAGAAGCTCTGCTCCTCCCTGTGCAGTAACAGTGTGGGCTCCAGAAATAGTGACTCCCGCCCCACCTCCCCTTTCAGACACCACTTCCTCCCCCATAGCCAAG GCACCGACCCGCCGAGTGGCCGGAGCTCTCCCCTACCGCTCAGGCCCGACAGCCGGCCGGTCACCCCGCCTCTCTCTCAGACCCCTAAACATTTCCACCTCCCAG ATCAGGGGAGCAACATCTATCGAAAACCACCCATCTACAAACAACACG ATACAGCATCCATAGCACGCCAAAGCAAGTCTGCTGATGAGATCATCAGATCTGCCACCTTCCCCGCTGCCCATGCTCCCTTTCCAGATGACAGCTCACGGAGTGAGGGTGACCGCTGGCCCTACTCGCTCACTGCGTTAG GTTCAGAAGGGAGGAGAAGATctagagaagaggaggaggaagaggcttTGAAAAGAAAGCAGCTCCAGGAGGAGCATCTCAGTAAG ATTCAGTCCGGTTTGGGGAAGCTCATTTTGAAGGAGGAGATGGAAAAAGAGCAGataagggagcgccatgcacgAAGCCTCTCGGCTCAGCGCTACGATCCCAAACAGACCAGCTGTGATGCAG ATCAGCCTTCTCCAACCAAAACTAACTCTCTGCCTGGCTATGGAAGAAATGGGCTACATCGG CCTCAGTCCACAGATTTCACCCAGTACAACAGCTACGGGGACATGTGCGGAGGAGGCAGAG AGTTTCAG GTGTATCCCTATGAAATGCTCATGATAACCAGTAGAGGGAGAGCTAAACTGCCCAGGGATGTGGACAGAACCAGACTGGAG CGCCACTTAGCACCTGAAACGTTCTTTGACATCTTTGGAATGGAGATCCAGGAGTTTGACAGGCTTCCCCTGTGGAAACGCAACGACATGAAAAAGAAGGCCAAGCTCTTCTAG
- the ablim1a gene encoding actin-binding LIM protein 1 isoform X1, with product MEQLPYLNPNDYYLSERLNDVATVAHAQDTRHHSAEKPLIQCYKCGQPCKGEVLRVQNKHFHLKCFTCKVCGCDLAQGGFFMKNGDYLCTLDYQRMHGTRCNGCGDFVEGEVVTALGKTYHPACFVCTICKRPFPAGDRVTFNGKDCLCQYCVEPMSPGPKDILGSSNCAGCGRDIKNGQALLALDKQWHLGCFKCKACNKVLTGEYISKDGAPYCEKDYQTHFGVQCEACHQFITGKVLEAGDKHYHPSCARCSRCNQMFTEGEEMYLQGSTVWHPGCKNTTRTEERHRERLMPPSLLFLQKTERQPTRSSSESICSRPGSSIPGSPGHTIYAKVDNEILDYRDLAAIPKVKAIYDIERPDLITYEPMYTTSLDEREERRESVGELHTARRERSPLPDDKSSRNMSPTPSGEGSYDRRERILQRSTSQGSIGSPVYNRHGYTPTLSRSPQHFHRPEALTGMQKLCSSLCSNSVGSRNSDSRPTSPFRHHFLPHSQGTDPPSGRSSPLPLRPDSRPVTPPLSQTPKHFHLPDQGSNIYRKPPIYKQHDTASIARQSKSADEIIRSATFPAAHAPFPDDSSRSEGDRWPYSLTALGSEGRRRSREEEEEEALKRKQLQEEHLSKIQSGLGKLILKEEMEKEQIRERHARSLSAQRYDPKQTSCDADQPSPTKTNSLPGYGRNGLHRPQSTDFTQYNSYGDMCGGGREFQHIKDGRAALARMDRGVSMPNMLEPKVYPYEMLMITSRGRAKLPRDVDRTRLERHLAPETFFDIFGMEIQEFDRLPLWKRNDMKKKAKLF from the exons TGGCTCATGCGCAGGACACACGCCACCACTCTGCAGAGAAGCCCCTAATTCAGTGCTACAAGTGTGGGCAGCCATGTAAGGGCGAGGTGCTCCGGGTGCAGAACAAGCACTTTCACCTCAAGTGCTTCACATGtaaag TATGTGGCTGTGACCTTGCCCAGGGGGGCTTCTTCATGAAAAATGGAGACTATCTGTGCACGCTGGACTACCAACGCATGCACGGTACCCGCTGCAATGGCTGTGGGGACTTTGTTGAGGGAGAAGTGGTTACTGCTCTGGGCAAGACCTACCACCCTGCCTGCTTCGTCTGCACCATCTGCAA ACGACCGTTTCCTGCCGGGGACAGGGTGACCTTTAATGGGAAGGACTGTCTCTGTCAGTACTGTGTCGAGCCCATGTCTCCAGGACCAAAGGACATCCTGGGCTCCAGCA ATTGCGCAGGCTGTGGCCGAGACATTAAGAACGGACAGGCTCTCCTTGCTTTGGACAAACAGTGGCATCTGGGCTGCTTTAAGTGTAAGGCCTGCAACAAAGTGCTGACCGGGGAGTACATCAGCAA GGATGGCGCCCCCTACTGTGAGAAGGACTACCAGACCCATTTTGGAGTTCAGTGTGAGGCGTGCCATCAATTCATCACAGGGAAGGTGCTAGAG GCAGGAGATAAGCACTATCACCCCAGCTGTGCGCGATGCAGCAGGTGCAATCAGATGTTCACAGAAGGAGAAGAGATGTATCTGCAAG GGTCAACAGTCTGGCATCCTGGGTGCAAGAACACCACGAGAACAGAAGAAAGGCACAGGGAGCGG CTAATGCCTCCGTCCCTCTTATTCCTCCAAAAAACAGAAAGGCAG CCGACGAGGTCGTCGTCTGAGAGTATTTGTTCCAGACCTGGTTCAAGCATACCTGGCTCACCGGGTCACACTATCTAT GCAAAAGTAGACAATGAGATCCTTGATTACAGAGACCTAGCTGCCATTCCAAAAGTCAAAGCCATTTATGACATTGAGCGCCCCGATCTTATTACCTATGAACCTATGTACACCACCTCCCTGgatgagagagaggagagacgAGAGAGTGTGGGAGAG CTCCACACTGCCAGGAGGGAACGTTCCCCCTTGCCGGATGACAAG tCCTCAAGAAACATGTCGCCAACCCCATCTGGTGAG GGATCTTACGACAGGAGGGAACGCATCCTTCAGAGGTCCACCAGTCAGGGCTCCATAGGATCACCAGTTTATAATCGTCATGGATACACCCCCACTTTGTCACGGTCGCCGCAGCATTTTCACCGGCCAG AGGCTCTGACAGGCATGCAGAAGCTCTGCTCCTCCCTGTGCAGTAACAGTGTGGGCTCCAGAAATAGTGACTCCCGCCCCACCTCCCCTTTCAGACACCACTTCCTCCCCCATAGCCAAG GCACCGACCCGCCGAGTGGCCGGAGCTCTCCCCTACCGCTCAGGCCCGACAGCCGGCCGGTCACCCCGCCTCTCTCTCAGACCCCTAAACATTTCCACCTCCCAG ATCAGGGGAGCAACATCTATCGAAAACCACCCATCTACAAACAACACG ATACAGCATCCATAGCACGCCAAAGCAAGTCTGCTGATGAGATCATCAGATCTGCCACCTTCCCCGCTGCCCATGCTCCCTTTCCAGATGACAGCTCACGGAGTGAGGGTGACCGCTGGCCCTACTCGCTCACTGCGTTAG GTTCAGAAGGGAGGAGAAGATctagagaagaggaggaggaagaggcttTGAAAAGAAAGCAGCTCCAGGAGGAGCATCTCAGTAAG ATTCAGTCCGGTTTGGGGAAGCTCATTTTGAAGGAGGAGATGGAAAAAGAGCAGataagggagcgccatgcacgAAGCCTCTCGGCTCAGCGCTACGATCCCAAACAGACCAGCTGTGATGCAG ATCAGCCTTCTCCAACCAAAACTAACTCTCTGCCTGGCTATGGAAGAAATGGGCTACATCGG CCTCAGTCCACAGATTTCACCCAGTACAACAGCTACGGGGACATGTGCGGAGGAGGCAGAG AGTTTCAG CACATTAAGGATGGCCGTGCAGCACTTGCAAGGATGGACAGGGGAGTATCTATGCCTAATATGTTGGAACCGAAA GTGTATCCCTATGAAATGCTCATGATAACCAGTAGAGGGAGAGCTAAACTGCCCAGGGATGTGGACAGAACCAGACTGGAG CGCCACTTAGCACCTGAAACGTTCTTTGACATCTTTGGAATGGAGATCCAGGAGTTTGACAGGCTTCCCCTGTGGAAACGCAACGACATGAAAAAGAAGGCCAAGCTCTTCTAG
- the ablim1a gene encoding actin-binding LIM protein 1 isoform X9, producing the protein MSARVAHAQDTRHHSAEKPLIQCYKCGQPCKGEVLRVQNKHFHLKCFTCKVCGCDLAQGGFFMKNGDYLCTLDYQRMHGTRCNGCGDFVEGEVVTALGKTYHPACFVCTICKRPFPAGDRVTFNGKDCLCQYCVEPMSPGPKDILGSSNCAGCGRDIKNGQALLALDKQWHLGCFKCKACNKVLTGEYISKDGAPYCEKDYQTHFGVQCEACHQFITGKVLEAGDKHYHPSCARCSRCNQMFTEGEEMYLQGSTVWHPGCKNTTRTEERHRERLMPPSLLFLQKTERQPTRSSSESICSRPGSSIPGSPGHTIYAKVDNEILDYRDLAAIPKVKAIYDIERPDLITYEPMYTTSLDEREERRESVGELHTARRERSPLPDDKSSRNMSPTPSGEGSYDRRERILQRSTSQGSIGSPVYNRHGYTPTLSRSPQHFHRPEALTGMQKLCSSLCSNSVGSRNSDSRPTSPFRHHFLPHSQGTDPPSGRSSPLPLRPDSRPVTPPLSQTPKHFHLPDQGSNIYRKPPIYKQHDTASIARQSKSADEIIRSATFPAAHAPFPDDSSRSEGDRWPYSLTALGSEGRRRSREEEEEEALKRKQLQEEHLSKIQSGLGKLILKEEMEKEQIRERHARSLSAQRYDPKQTSCDADQPSPTKTNSLPGYGRNGLHRPQSTDFTQYNSYGDMCGGGREFQHIKDGRAALARMDRGVSMPNMLEPKVYPYEMLMITSRGRAKLPRDVDRTRLERHLAPETFFDIFGMEIQEFDRLPLWKRNDMKKKAKLF; encoded by the exons TGGCTCATGCGCAGGACACACGCCACCACTCTGCAGAGAAGCCCCTAATTCAGTGCTACAAGTGTGGGCAGCCATGTAAGGGCGAGGTGCTCCGGGTGCAGAACAAGCACTTTCACCTCAAGTGCTTCACATGtaaag TATGTGGCTGTGACCTTGCCCAGGGGGGCTTCTTCATGAAAAATGGAGACTATCTGTGCACGCTGGACTACCAACGCATGCACGGTACCCGCTGCAATGGCTGTGGGGACTTTGTTGAGGGAGAAGTGGTTACTGCTCTGGGCAAGACCTACCACCCTGCCTGCTTCGTCTGCACCATCTGCAA ACGACCGTTTCCTGCCGGGGACAGGGTGACCTTTAATGGGAAGGACTGTCTCTGTCAGTACTGTGTCGAGCCCATGTCTCCAGGACCAAAGGACATCCTGGGCTCCAGCA ATTGCGCAGGCTGTGGCCGAGACATTAAGAACGGACAGGCTCTCCTTGCTTTGGACAAACAGTGGCATCTGGGCTGCTTTAAGTGTAAGGCCTGCAACAAAGTGCTGACCGGGGAGTACATCAGCAA GGATGGCGCCCCCTACTGTGAGAAGGACTACCAGACCCATTTTGGAGTTCAGTGTGAGGCGTGCCATCAATTCATCACAGGGAAGGTGCTAGAG GCAGGAGATAAGCACTATCACCCCAGCTGTGCGCGATGCAGCAGGTGCAATCAGATGTTCACAGAAGGAGAAGAGATGTATCTGCAAG GGTCAACAGTCTGGCATCCTGGGTGCAAGAACACCACGAGAACAGAAGAAAGGCACAGGGAGCGG CTAATGCCTCCGTCCCTCTTATTCCTCCAAAAAACAGAAAGGCAG CCGACGAGGTCGTCGTCTGAGAGTATTTGTTCCAGACCTGGTTCAAGCATACCTGGCTCACCGGGTCACACTATCTAT GCAAAAGTAGACAATGAGATCCTTGATTACAGAGACCTAGCTGCCATTCCAAAAGTCAAAGCCATTTATGACATTGAGCGCCCCGATCTTATTACCTATGAACCTATGTACACCACCTCCCTGgatgagagagaggagagacgAGAGAGTGTGGGAGAG CTCCACACTGCCAGGAGGGAACGTTCCCCCTTGCCGGATGACAAG tCCTCAAGAAACATGTCGCCAACCCCATCTGGTGAG GGATCTTACGACAGGAGGGAACGCATCCTTCAGAGGTCCACCAGTCAGGGCTCCATAGGATCACCAGTTTATAATCGTCATGGATACACCCCCACTTTGTCACGGTCGCCGCAGCATTTTCACCGGCCAG AGGCTCTGACAGGCATGCAGAAGCTCTGCTCCTCCCTGTGCAGTAACAGTGTGGGCTCCAGAAATAGTGACTCCCGCCCCACCTCCCCTTTCAGACACCACTTCCTCCCCCATAGCCAAG GCACCGACCCGCCGAGTGGCCGGAGCTCTCCCCTACCGCTCAGGCCCGACAGCCGGCCGGTCACCCCGCCTCTCTCTCAGACCCCTAAACATTTCCACCTCCCAG ATCAGGGGAGCAACATCTATCGAAAACCACCCATCTACAAACAACACG ATACAGCATCCATAGCACGCCAAAGCAAGTCTGCTGATGAGATCATCAGATCTGCCACCTTCCCCGCTGCCCATGCTCCCTTTCCAGATGACAGCTCACGGAGTGAGGGTGACCGCTGGCCCTACTCGCTCACTGCGTTAG GTTCAGAAGGGAGGAGAAGATctagagaagaggaggaggaagaggcttTGAAAAGAAAGCAGCTCCAGGAGGAGCATCTCAGTAAG ATTCAGTCCGGTTTGGGGAAGCTCATTTTGAAGGAGGAGATGGAAAAAGAGCAGataagggagcgccatgcacgAAGCCTCTCGGCTCAGCGCTACGATCCCAAACAGACCAGCTGTGATGCAG ATCAGCCTTCTCCAACCAAAACTAACTCTCTGCCTGGCTATGGAAGAAATGGGCTACATCGG CCTCAGTCCACAGATTTCACCCAGTACAACAGCTACGGGGACATGTGCGGAGGAGGCAGAG AGTTTCAG CACATTAAGGATGGCCGTGCAGCACTTGCAAGGATGGACAGGGGAGTATCTATGCCTAATATGTTGGAACCGAAA GTGTATCCCTATGAAATGCTCATGATAACCAGTAGAGGGAGAGCTAAACTGCCCAGGGATGTGGACAGAACCAGACTGGAG CGCCACTTAGCACCTGAAACGTTCTTTGACATCTTTGGAATGGAGATCCAGGAGTTTGACAGGCTTCCCCTGTGGAAACGCAACGACATGAAAAAGAAGGCCAAGCTCTTCTAG
- the ablim1a gene encoding actin-binding LIM protein 1 isoform X6, with protein MGERNTVRQQPGYDGLCNYAQKITSCFGLDVAHAQDTRHHSAEKPLIQCYKCGQPCKGEVLRVQNKHFHLKCFTCKVCGCDLAQGGFFMKNGDYLCTLDYQRMHGTRCNGCGDFVEGEVVTALGKTYHPACFVCTICKRPFPAGDRVTFNGKDCLCQYCVEPMSPGPKDILGSSNCAGCGRDIKNGQALLALDKQWHLGCFKCKACNKVLTGEYISKDGAPYCEKDYQTHFGVQCEACHQFITGKVLEAGDKHYHPSCARCSRCNQMFTEGEEMYLQGSTVWHPGCKNTTRTEERHRERLMPPSLLFLQKTERQPTRSSSESICSRPGSSIPGSPGHTIYAKVDNEILDYRDLAAIPKVKAIYDIERPDLITYEPMYTTSLDEREERRESVGELHTARRERSPLPDDKSSRNMSPTPSGEGSYDRRERILQRSTSQGSIGSPVYNRHGYTPTLSRSPQHFHRPEALTGMQKLCSSLCSNSVGSRNSDSRPTSPFRHHFLPHSQGTDPPSGRSSPLPLRPDSRPVTPPLSQTPKHFHLPDQGSNIYRKPPIYKQHDTASIARQSKSADEIIRSATFPAAHAPFPDDSSRSEGDRWPYSLTALGSEGRRRSREEEEEEALKRKQLQEEHLSKIQSGLGKLILKEEMEKEQIRERHARSLSAQRYDPKQTSCDADQPSPTKTNSLPGYGRNGLHRPQSTDFTQYNSYGDMCGGGREFQHIKDGRAALARMDRGVSMPNMLEPKVYPYEMLMITSRGRAKLPRDVDRTRLERHLAPETFFDIFGMEIQEFDRLPLWKRNDMKKKAKLF; from the exons TGGCTCATGCGCAGGACACACGCCACCACTCTGCAGAGAAGCCCCTAATTCAGTGCTACAAGTGTGGGCAGCCATGTAAGGGCGAGGTGCTCCGGGTGCAGAACAAGCACTTTCACCTCAAGTGCTTCACATGtaaag TATGTGGCTGTGACCTTGCCCAGGGGGGCTTCTTCATGAAAAATGGAGACTATCTGTGCACGCTGGACTACCAACGCATGCACGGTACCCGCTGCAATGGCTGTGGGGACTTTGTTGAGGGAGAAGTGGTTACTGCTCTGGGCAAGACCTACCACCCTGCCTGCTTCGTCTGCACCATCTGCAA ACGACCGTTTCCTGCCGGGGACAGGGTGACCTTTAATGGGAAGGACTGTCTCTGTCAGTACTGTGTCGAGCCCATGTCTCCAGGACCAAAGGACATCCTGGGCTCCAGCA ATTGCGCAGGCTGTGGCCGAGACATTAAGAACGGACAGGCTCTCCTTGCTTTGGACAAACAGTGGCATCTGGGCTGCTTTAAGTGTAAGGCCTGCAACAAAGTGCTGACCGGGGAGTACATCAGCAA GGATGGCGCCCCCTACTGTGAGAAGGACTACCAGACCCATTTTGGAGTTCAGTGTGAGGCGTGCCATCAATTCATCACAGGGAAGGTGCTAGAG GCAGGAGATAAGCACTATCACCCCAGCTGTGCGCGATGCAGCAGGTGCAATCAGATGTTCACAGAAGGAGAAGAGATGTATCTGCAAG GGTCAACAGTCTGGCATCCTGGGTGCAAGAACACCACGAGAACAGAAGAAAGGCACAGGGAGCGG CTAATGCCTCCGTCCCTCTTATTCCTCCAAAAAACAGAAAGGCAG CCGACGAGGTCGTCGTCTGAGAGTATTTGTTCCAGACCTGGTTCAAGCATACCTGGCTCACCGGGTCACACTATCTAT GCAAAAGTAGACAATGAGATCCTTGATTACAGAGACCTAGCTGCCATTCCAAAAGTCAAAGCCATTTATGACATTGAGCGCCCCGATCTTATTACCTATGAACCTATGTACACCACCTCCCTGgatgagagagaggagagacgAGAGAGTGTGGGAGAG CTCCACACTGCCAGGAGGGAACGTTCCCCCTTGCCGGATGACAAG tCCTCAAGAAACATGTCGCCAACCCCATCTGGTGAG GGATCTTACGACAGGAGGGAACGCATCCTTCAGAGGTCCACCAGTCAGGGCTCCATAGGATCACCAGTTTATAATCGTCATGGATACACCCCCACTTTGTCACGGTCGCCGCAGCATTTTCACCGGCCAG AGGCTCTGACAGGCATGCAGAAGCTCTGCTCCTCCCTGTGCAGTAACAGTGTGGGCTCCAGAAATAGTGACTCCCGCCCCACCTCCCCTTTCAGACACCACTTCCTCCCCCATAGCCAAG GCACCGACCCGCCGAGTGGCCGGAGCTCTCCCCTACCGCTCAGGCCCGACAGCCGGCCGGTCACCCCGCCTCTCTCTCAGACCCCTAAACATTTCCACCTCCCAG ATCAGGGGAGCAACATCTATCGAAAACCACCCATCTACAAACAACACG ATACAGCATCCATAGCACGCCAAAGCAAGTCTGCTGATGAGATCATCAGATCTGCCACCTTCCCCGCTGCCCATGCTCCCTTTCCAGATGACAGCTCACGGAGTGAGGGTGACCGCTGGCCCTACTCGCTCACTGCGTTAG GTTCAGAAGGGAGGAGAAGATctagagaagaggaggaggaagaggcttTGAAAAGAAAGCAGCTCCAGGAGGAGCATCTCAGTAAG ATTCAGTCCGGTTTGGGGAAGCTCATTTTGAAGGAGGAGATGGAAAAAGAGCAGataagggagcgccatgcacgAAGCCTCTCGGCTCAGCGCTACGATCCCAAACAGACCAGCTGTGATGCAG ATCAGCCTTCTCCAACCAAAACTAACTCTCTGCCTGGCTATGGAAGAAATGGGCTACATCGG CCTCAGTCCACAGATTTCACCCAGTACAACAGCTACGGGGACATGTGCGGAGGAGGCAGAG AGTTTCAG CACATTAAGGATGGCCGTGCAGCACTTGCAAGGATGGACAGGGGAGTATCTATGCCTAATATGTTGGAACCGAAA GTGTATCCCTATGAAATGCTCATGATAACCAGTAGAGGGAGAGCTAAACTGCCCAGGGATGTGGACAGAACCAGACTGGAG CGCCACTTAGCACCTGAAACGTTCTTTGACATCTTTGGAATGGAGATCCAGGAGTTTGACAGGCTTCCCCTGTGGAAACGCAACGACATGAAAAAGAAGGCCAAGCTCTTCTAG